One genomic segment of Pontibacillus halophilus JSM 076056 = DSM 19796 includes these proteins:
- a CDS encoding 50S ribosomal protein L7ae-like protein has protein sequence MSYEKVAEAKPNIVIGMKQTLKAMKLGGIKEVVVADDADQHVTDKVVRLAKELTTPVSHVDSMQRLGEACGIDVGAAVVSIKQ, from the coding sequence ATGTCTTATGAAAAAGTAGCAGAGGCTAAACCCAATATTGTTATTGGAATGAAACAAACCCTAAAAGCCATGAAACTTGGTGGTATTAAAGAAGTTGTGGTTGCTGATGACGCAGATCAGCATGTCACTGACAAAGTGGTGCGACTTGCAAAGGAACTAACAACTCCGGTTTCACACGTTGATTCCATGCAACGCCTAGGTGAAGCATGTGGGATTGATGTTGGAGCAGCAGTTGTATCGATAAAGCAATAG
- the rpsL gene encoding 30S ribosomal protein S12 gives MPTINQLVRKGRVSKTKQSDSPALNKGYNSLRKKYTDLSSPQKRGVCTRVGTMTPKKPNSALRKYARVRLTNGIEVTAYIPGIGHNLQEHSVVLIRGGRVKDLPGVRYHIVRGALDTSGVEGRMQGRSKYGAKRPKK, from the coding sequence ATGCCTACTATTAACCAATTAGTACGTAAGGGTCGTGTTTCTAAAACGAAACAGTCTGACTCTCCAGCACTTAACAAAGGGTACAACAGTCTTCGTAAGAAGTACACTGACCTTTCTTCTCCACAAAAACGTGGTGTTTGTACTCGTGTAGGTACTATGACACCTAAGAAGCCGAACTCCGCGCTTCGTAAATATGCTCGTGTACGTCTTACAAACGGAATTGAAGTTACAGCTTACATTCCTGGTATTGGACACAACCTACAAGAGCACAGCGTAGTTCTTATTCGCGGTGGACGTGTTAAGGACTTACCTGGTGTGCGTTACCACATCGTACGTGGTGCGCTTGACACATCTGGTGTTGAAGGTCGTATGCAAGGCCGTTCTAAATACGGTGCTAAACGTCCTAAGAAATAA
- the rpsG gene encoding 30S ribosomal protein S7 produces the protein MPRKGPVPKRDVLPDPIYNSKLVTRLINQIMVDGKRGKAQKILYSAFELVQERSGNDAMETFEQALKNVMPVLEVRARRVGGSNYQVPVEVRPERRQALGLRWVVNYSRLRGEKTMEERLANEILDAANNTGAAVKKREDTHKMAEANKAFAHYRW, from the coding sequence ATGCCACGTAAAGGACCGGTACCAAAGCGTGATGTGCTTCCAGATCCGATTTACAACTCTAAGCTTGTAACTCGTCTAATCAACCAAATCATGGTTGACGGTAAGCGCGGTAAAGCTCAAAAAATTCTTTATAGCGCGTTCGAACTTGTACAAGAACGTAGTGGAAACGATGCTATGGAAACTTTCGAACAAGCACTTAAAAATGTAATGCCAGTACTTGAGGTAAGAGCTCGCCGTGTAGGTGGATCTAACTACCAAGTACCAGTAGAAGTTCGTCCAGAGCGTCGTCAAGCTCTAGGTCTTCGTTGGGTAGTAAACTACTCCCGTCTACGCGGAGAGAAGACAATGGAAGAGCGTCTTGCTAACGAAATTCTTGATGCTGCAAACAACACAGGCGCAGCTGTTAAGAAACGTGAAGACACTCATAAGATGGCTGAAGCAAACAAAGCATTTGCTCACTATCGTTGGTAA
- the fusA gene encoding elongation factor G, which yields MPREFSLEKTRNIGIMAHIDAGKTTATERILFYTGRIHKLGETHEGASQMDWMSQEQERGITITSAATTAEWKDHRINIIDTPGHVDFTVEVERSLRVLDGSVAVLDAQSGVEPQTETVWRQATTYGVPRIVFVNKMDKVGADFLYSVGTLQDRLGANAHPIQLPIGAEDHFEGVIDLIGMQAYFYLDDLGTRAEARDIPEEYKEQAEEYRGSLIEAVSESNEELMMKYLEGEEITNEELMAAIRTATTNVDFYPVLCGSAFKNKGVQLLIDAVLDYLPSPLDVKPIEGFVPRTEEEVVRKADDKEPFSALAFKVMTDPYVGKLTFFRVYSGVLSSGSYVRNSTKDKRERVGRLLQMHANSREEISEVYAGDIAAAVGLKDTATGDTLCDEKNLVILESMEFPDPVISVAIEPKSKADQDKMGIALAKLAEEDPTFKTETNEETGQTIISGMGELHLDVIVSRLKEEFKVEANIGNPQVAYRETFRGTADVEGKFVRQSGGRGQYGHVWMTFEPNEEGAGFEFTNKIVGGTIPKDYINSIQQGVEEAMDNGVVAGYPLIDIKATLFDGSYHDVDSSEMAYKVAASMALKEAKNKCKPVLLEPMMKVEIVIPEEYMGDIMGDVTSRRGRVDGMDTRGSAQLVKAYVPLSEMFGYATALRSNTQGRGAYTMHFSHYEEVPKSISEEIVKKNSGQ from the coding sequence ATGCCAAGAGAGTTCTCCTTGGAAAAGACGCGTAATATCGGTATCATGGCCCACATCGACGCTGGTAAGACCACTGCTACCGAGCGTATCCTTTTCTACACTGGGCGTATCCACAAGTTAGGTGAAACACACGAAGGTGCTTCCCAAATGGACTGGATGTCCCAAGAACAAGAACGCGGTATTACGATCACTTCCGCTGCAACTACTGCAGAATGGAAAGATCACCGCATCAACATTATCGATACACCTGGACACGTAGACTTCACTGTTGAAGTTGAACGTTCTCTTCGTGTACTTGACGGTTCTGTTGCTGTACTTGACGCCCAATCCGGTGTTGAGCCACAGACAGAAACGGTTTGGCGTCAGGCAACCACTTACGGCGTACCACGTATTGTTTTCGTAAACAAAATGGACAAAGTAGGTGCTGACTTCCTATATTCCGTTGGTACTCTTCAAGATCGTCTTGGTGCAAATGCGCACCCTATCCAGCTACCAATCGGTGCTGAAGACCACTTTGAAGGTGTTATTGACCTTATCGGTATGCAAGCTTACTTCTACTTGGATGATTTAGGTACACGTGCTGAAGCTCGTGATATTCCTGAAGAATACAAAGAGCAAGCTGAAGAATACCGTGGCAGCTTAATCGAAGCTGTTTCAGAGTCTAACGAAGAACTTATGATGAAATATCTAGAAGGTGAAGAAATTACAAACGAAGAGTTGATGGCTGCTATTCGTACAGCTACAACAAACGTTGATTTCTACCCAGTTCTTTGTGGTTCTGCCTTTAAGAACAAAGGTGTTCAACTTCTAATTGATGCGGTACTAGATTACCTACCATCTCCACTAGATGTTAAACCAATCGAAGGTTTCGTACCTCGTACTGAAGAAGAAGTCGTTCGTAAGGCTGACGATAAAGAGCCATTCTCTGCTCTTGCCTTTAAGGTTATGACAGACCCTTACGTTGGTAAACTTACATTCTTCCGTGTTTACTCTGGTGTTCTTTCTTCTGGTTCTTACGTTCGTAACTCTACGAAAGATAAGCGTGAGCGTGTGGGTCGTCTTCTACAGATGCACGCAAACTCTCGTGAAGAGATTTCAGAAGTTTATGCTGGTGACATCGCTGCAGCAGTAGGTCTTAAAGACACTGCGACAGGTGACACTCTATGTGATGAGAAGAATCTTGTTATTCTTGAGTCTATGGAATTCCCTGATCCAGTTATCTCTGTTGCAATTGAGCCGAAGTCTAAAGCAGACCAAGATAAGATGGGTATCGCTCTAGCTAAGCTAGCAGAAGAAGACCCTACATTTAAGACTGAAACAAACGAAGAGACTGGTCAGACGATCATCTCCGGTATGGGTGAACTTCACCTAGACGTTATCGTTTCTCGTCTTAAAGAAGAATTCAAAGTTGAAGCGAACATCGGTAACCCACAGGTTGCATACCGTGAAACGTTCCGTGGTACTGCGGACGTTGAAGGTAAGTTCGTACGTCAGTCCGGTGGTCGTGGTCAATACGGTCACGTATGGATGACGTTCGAGCCTAACGAAGAAGGCGCTGGCTTTGAGTTCACAAACAAAATCGTCGGTGGTACTATTCCAAAAGACTACATCAACTCCATACAACAAGGTGTTGAAGAAGCAATGGACAATGGTGTTGTTGCCGGTTATCCACTAATCGACATCAAAGCAACACTATTCGATGGTTCTTACCACGATGTTGACTCTAGTGAAATGGCTTATAAAGTTGCCGCTTCTATGGCACTTAAAGAAGCTAAGAACAAGTGTAAACCTGTTCTTCTAGAGCCAATGATGAAAGTAGAGATTGTCATTCCAGAAGAATACATGGGAGACATCATGGGAGACGTAACATCCCGTCGTGGACGTGTTGATGGTATGGATACTCGTGGCTCTGCTCAGCTTGTAAAAGCATATGTACCACTTTCTGAAATGTTCGGTTACGCAACAGCCCTACGTTCTAACACGCAAGGTCGTGGCGCGTATACAATGCACTTCAGCCACTATGAAGAAGTGCCGAAGAGCATCTCTGAAGAAATCGTTAAGAAAAATTCTGGTCAATAA
- the tuf gene encoding elongation factor Tu, which translates to MAKEKFDRSKSHVNIGTIGHVDHGKTTLTAAITTVLHQRSGEGTAMAYDQIDGAPEERERGITIATAHVEYETESRHYAHVDCPGHADYVKNMITGAAQMDGAILVVSAADGPMPQTREHILLSRQVGVPAIVVFLNKCDMVDDEELLELVEMEVRDLLSEYDFPGDDVPVVKGSALKALEGEEQYVNAIYELMDEVDAYIPTPEREHDKPFMMPVEDVFSITGRGTVATGRVERGTIKVGDEVEVIGMADEKSKTTVTGVEMFRKLLDYAEAGDNIGALLRGVSRDDIKRGQVLAHPGSITPHHKYKAEVYVLSKDEGGRHTPFFNNYRPQFYFRTTDVTGVITLPEGVEMVMPGDNVEMDVELISTVAIEEGTKFSIREGGRTVGAGVVATIVE; encoded by the coding sequence ATGGCAAAGGAAAAATTTGACCGTTCCAAGTCCCACGTAAACATTGGGACAATTGGACACGTTGACCATGGTAAAACTACACTAACAGCAGCAATCACTACAGTGCTTCACCAGCGTTCTGGCGAAGGTACTGCAATGGCATACGACCAAATCGACGGTGCTCCTGAAGAGCGCGAGCGTGGAATCACAATCGCAACAGCTCACGTTGAGTACGAAACTGAAAGCCGTCACTATGCACACGTTGACTGCCCAGGCCACGCTGACTATGTTAAAAACATGATCACTGGTGCTGCGCAAATGGACGGAGCTATCCTAGTAGTATCCGCAGCTGATGGCCCAATGCCACAAACTCGTGAGCACATCCTACTTTCTCGTCAGGTTGGTGTTCCAGCGATCGTTGTATTCCTAAACAAATGTGACATGGTAGACGACGAAGAGCTACTTGAACTAGTAGAAATGGAAGTACGTGACCTTCTATCTGAGTATGACTTCCCAGGCGATGACGTACCAGTAGTTAAAGGTTCTGCTCTTAAAGCACTTGAAGGCGAAGAGCAATACGTAAACGCAATCTACGAACTAATGGATGAAGTTGATGCTTACATCCCAACTCCAGAGCGTGAGCACGACAAGCCATTCATGATGCCAGTTGAGGACGTATTCTCTATCACTGGTCGTGGTACTGTTGCTACAGGCCGTGTTGAGCGTGGAACTATCAAAGTCGGTGACGAAGTTGAAGTTATCGGTATGGCTGATGAGAAATCTAAGACTACTGTAACTGGTGTTGAAATGTTCCGTAAGCTTCTTGACTATGCAGAAGCAGGCGACAACATTGGTGCTCTTCTTCGTGGTGTTAGCCGCGACGACATCAAACGTGGTCAGGTTCTAGCTCATCCTGGTTCTATCACTCCTCACCACAAGTACAAAGCTGAGGTTTATGTACTTTCTAAAGATGAGGGTGGTCGTCACACTCCATTCTTCAACAACTATCGTCCACAGTTCTACTTCCGTACAACTGACGTAACTGGCGTTATCACTCTACCTGAAGGCGTAGAGATGGTTATGCCTGGCGATAACGTTGAAATGGACGTTGAACTTATTTCAACAGTAGCAATCGAAGAGGGAACTAAGTTCTCTATCCGTGAAGGTGGCCGTACTGTAGGCGCTGGCGTTGTTGCTACAATCGTTGAGTAA
- the rpsJ gene encoding 30S ribosomal protein S10 has protein sequence MAKEKIRIRLKAYDHRILDQSAEKIVDTAKRSGANVSGPIPLPTERSIYTILRATHKFKDAREQFEMRTHKRLIDIINPTPQTVDSLMRLDLPSGVDIEIKL, from the coding sequence ATGGCAAAAGAGAAGATTCGTATTCGTTTAAAAGCGTATGATCACCGTATTCTAGATCAATCCGCTGAGAAAATCGTAGACACTGCAAAGCGTTCTGGTGCTAATGTTTCGGGTCCAATCCCGCTTCCAACTGAGCGTTCTATCTACACGATTCTACGTGCAACGCACAAGTTCAAAGATGCTCGTGAGCAATTTGAAATGCGTACACACAAACGTCTAATCGACATCATTAATCCAACGCCACAGACGGTTGACTCTCTAATGCGTTTAGATCTACCATCTGGTGTGGATATCGAAATTAAATTATAA
- the rplC gene encoding 50S ribosomal protein L3 produces the protein MTKGILGRKLGMTQLFDETGELVPVTVVQAEPNVVLQKKTEENDGYNAIQVGFADKKSQRTNKAAKGHADKAETTAKRFIREFRDANLDSYEVGQELTVNVFSAGEKIDVRGTSKGKGFQGSIKRHNQQRGPSTHGSRYHRRPGTMGDINSMHVFKGKKLPGRMGGKTVSVQNLEVVKVDEENNLLLVKGNIPGAKKSFVEITGAIKAN, from the coding sequence ATGACGAAAGGAATCTTAGGTCGTAAGCTAGGTATGACTCAGCTTTTCGATGAAACAGGCGAACTTGTACCTGTTACTGTTGTTCAAGCAGAACCTAACGTAGTACTTCAGAAGAAAACTGAAGAAAACGATGGTTACAACGCGATTCAAGTTGGTTTCGCCGACAAGAAATCTCAACGCACGAACAAAGCTGCTAAAGGTCATGCTGATAAAGCTGAAACTACTGCTAAGCGCTTCATTCGTGAATTCCGTGATGCGAACCTTGACAGCTATGAAGTTGGTCAAGAGCTAACAGTTAATGTATTCTCCGCTGGAGAAAAAATCGATGTACGTGGTACTTCTAAAGGTAAAGGGTTCCAAGGTTCAATTAAGCGTCACAACCAACAACGTGGCCCATCTACTCACGGTTCTCGTTACCACCGTCGTCCAGGTACAATGGGTGACATTAACTCCATGCACGTATTCAAAGGTAAAAAACTACCTGGTCGCATGGGCGGTAAAACAGTATCTGTACAAAACCTAGAAGTAGTTAAAGTTGACGAAGAAAACAACCTACTACTAGTTAAAGGTAATATCCCTGGTGCGAAGAAATCATTCGTAGAAATCACAGGTGCAATTAAGGCTAACTAA
- the rplD gene encoding 50S ribosomal protein L4 yields the protein MPKVALYNQGGSQVGDVELNEAVFGIEPNEHVLHEAVVMQRANLRQGTHKVKGRSEVAGGGRKPWRQKGTGRARQGSIRSPQWVGGGTVFGPTPRSYSYKLPKKVRRLALQSAFSQKVVEESVIVLEDLTIETPKTKEVANILKGLNAEKAIFVTANANETLELSANNIPNVSVKTVEQVNVLDLLMHDKLILTKEAAEKAGEVLA from the coding sequence ATGCCTAAAGTAGCACTTTATAACCAAGGCGGTTCTCAAGTAGGCGATGTAGAGCTTAACGAAGCCGTATTTGGTATTGAACCAAACGAACATGTACTTCATGAAGCAGTTGTTATGCAACGTGCGAACTTACGTCAAGGAACTCACAAAGTGAAAGGCCGTTCTGAAGTTGCTGGTGGTGGTCGTAAACCATGGCGCCAAAAAGGAACCGGACGCGCTCGTCAAGGTTCCATTCGTTCTCCACAATGGGTTGGTGGTGGTACTGTATTCGGTCCAACACCTCGTAGCTACAGCTACAAACTTCCTAAGAAAGTTCGTCGTCTAGCTCTTCAATCTGCATTCTCTCAAAAGGTTGTAGAAGAGAGCGTAATCGTTCTTGAAGATCTAACAATCGAAACTCCAAAAACGAAGGAAGTTGCAAACATCCTTAAAGGATTGAACGCTGAGAAAGCGATTTTCGTAACAGCTAATGCTAACGAAACTCTTGAACTTTCAGCTAACAACATCCCTAACGTTTCTGTTAAAACTGTAGAGCAAGTAAACGTACTAGACTTGCTTATGCATGACAAGCTGATCTTAACGAAAGAGGCAGCTGAAAAAGCAGGGGAGGTGCTTGCATAA
- the rplW gene encoding 50S ribosomal protein L23, with protein sequence MKDVRDIIKRPVITEQSAELMAEKKYTFEVSNKSNKTEIKEAIEAIFDVSVESVNTLNQKGKFKRMGRYGGYRSDRKKAIVKLTADSQDLDFFEGAE encoded by the coding sequence ATGAAAGACGTACGTGATATTATTAAGCGCCCCGTAATTACAGAACAATCTGCTGAACTTATGGCAGAGAAAAAATACACGTTCGAGGTAAGCAACAAATCGAACAAAACAGAAATCAAAGAAGCGATCGAAGCAATCTTTGACGTATCTGTTGAAAGTGTTAACACACTAAACCAAAAAGGTAAGTTCAAGCGCATGGGCCGTTACGGTGGATACCGTTCTGACCGCAAAAAAGCGATTGTTAAACTTACTGCAGACAGCCAAGACCTTGATTTCTTCGAGGGTGCTGAATAA
- the rplB gene encoding 50S ribosomal protein L2: MAIKKYRPTTNGRRFMSVSDFAEITTDQPEKSLLSPLHKKGGRNNQGRLTVRHQGGGHKRQYRVIDFKRDKDGIPGRVATIEYDPNRSANIALINYVDGEKRYILAPKGLKVDTQIISGPEADIKVGNALQLKDIPVGTVIHNIELKPGRGGQLARSAGAQAQILGREDKYTLVRLASGEVRLVLSTCRATVGQVGNLEHELINVGKAGRSRWLGKRPTVRGSVMNPNDHPHGGGEGRAPIGRKSPMSPWGKPTLGFKTRKRNKPSDKYIVRRRKK; encoded by the coding sequence ATGGCGATTAAGAAATATAGACCTACTACTAATGGTCGTCGTTTCATGTCAGTTTCTGATTTCGCAGAAATTACAACTGATCAACCTGAAAAATCCTTGCTATCACCACTTCATAAAAAAGGTGGGCGTAATAACCAAGGTCGTTTGACAGTTCGTCATCAAGGCGGCGGTCACAAGCGTCAATATCGTGTGATTGATTTCAAACGTGATAAAGATGGAATACCAGGACGCGTTGCTACGATCGAATACGATCCGAACCGTTCCGCTAACATTGCTTTAATTAACTATGTTGATGGTGAAAAGCGTTATATCCTAGCTCCTAAAGGTCTTAAAGTTGATACTCAAATCATCTCTGGTCCTGAAGCAGATATTAAAGTAGGTAACGCTCTTCAACTTAAAGATATCCCTGTAGGTACAGTAATTCACAACATCGAATTAAAACCTGGCCGCGGTGGACAACTTGCACGTTCTGCTGGTGCACAAGCACAAATCCTAGGACGTGAAGACAAATATACACTTGTACGTCTAGCATCTGGCGAAGTACGTCTAGTACTAAGCACATGCCGTGCAACTGTAGGCCAAGTAGGAAACCTTGAGCATGAATTGATTAACGTCGGTAAAGCTGGTCGTTCTCGCTGGTTAGGCAAGCGCCCAACTGTACGTGGTTCTGTAATGAACCCTAACGATCACCCACACGGTGGTGGTGAAGGACGCGCACCTATCGGACGTAAATCTCCAATGTCTCCATGGGGCAAACCTACACTTGGATTCAAGACACGCAAACGCAACAAGCCGTCTGATAAATATATCGTTCGTCGTCGCAAAAAATAA
- the rpsS gene encoding 30S ribosomal protein S19, which yields MGRSLKKGPFVDDHLMVKVEKLNENGGHEVIKTWSRRSTIFPNFVGHTIAVYDGRKHVPVYVTEDMVGHKLGEFAPTRTFKGHSGDDKKTKR from the coding sequence ATGGGTCGTAGCCTAAAAAAGGGACCTTTCGTTGATGACCATCTAATGGTTAAAGTTGAGAAACTGAACGAAAACGGAGGTCACGAGGTTATTAAAACATGGTCTCGCCGTTCTACAATCTTCCCTAACTTTGTGGGACACACAATCGCTGTATATGATGGACGTAAACACGTACCTGTTTATGTGACTGAAGACATGGTAGGTCACAAACTAGGTGAATTTGCACCTACTCGTACGTTTAAAGGCCACAGTGGCGATGATAAGAAAACAAAACGCTAA
- the rplV gene encoding 50S ribosomal protein L22 — translation MQAKAVAKSVRIAPRKVRLVIDLIRGKNVGEAIAILQNTQRGASPVVEKLLKSAIANAEHNYEMDTENLVVSEVFADEGVTLKRFRPRAMGRASQINKRTSHITLVVSEKKEG, via the coding sequence ATGCAAGCAAAAGCAGTTGCGAAATCCGTTCGTATAGCTCCTCGTAAAGTTCGTTTGGTAATTGATTTAATTCGAGGAAAAAACGTAGGTGAAGCTATCGCTATCCTACAAAACACTCAGCGTGGAGCTTCTCCAGTAGTTGAGAAATTGCTTAAATCAGCGATCGCTAACGCTGAGCACAACTATGAAATGGACACAGAAAACCTTGTGGTTTCTGAAGTGTTCGCAGACGAAGGTGTTACGTTGAAACGTTTCCGTCCACGTGCTATGGGACGTGCAAGTCAAATCAACAAACGCACAAGTCACATTACACTTGTTGTATCAGAAAAGAAGGAGGGATAA
- the rpsC gene encoding 30S ribosomal protein S3, whose product MGQKVNPVGLRIGVIRDWESKWYAGKDYADLLHEDIKIREFLEQRLTDAAVSTIEIERAANRVNVTIHTAKPGMVIGKGGSEVEALRKALNQLTNKRVHINIVEVKKADLDAYLVAENIAKQLENRVSFRRAQKQSIQRAMRAGAKGIKTQVSGRLGGADIARAEYYNEGTVPLHTLRADIDYGTAEADTTYGKLGVKVWIYRGEVLPSKKN is encoded by the coding sequence GTGGGTCAAAAAGTAAATCCAGTAGGTCTACGTATTGGCGTCATCCGTGATTGGGAATCCAAGTGGTACGCTGGCAAAGATTACGCAGATCTTCTACATGAAGATATTAAGATTCGTGAATTCTTAGAACAACGTCTAACTGACGCTGCTGTTTCTACTATTGAAATCGAACGTGCTGCAAACCGCGTTAACGTTACTATTCATACTGCTAAGCCAGGAATGGTAATCGGTAAAGGTGGTTCTGAAGTTGAAGCGCTACGTAAAGCTCTTAACCAACTAACTAACAAACGCGTTCACATCAACATCGTTGAAGTGAAAAAAGCTGACCTTGATGCATACCTAGTTGCAGAGAACATTGCGAAACAACTAGAAAACCGTGTATCATTCCGTCGTGCTCAGAAACAATCTATCCAACGTGCAATGCGCGCTGGCGCGAAAGGTATTAAGACACAGGTATCTGGCCGTCTAGGCGGAGCAGACATCGCACGTGCTGAATACTACAATGAAGGTACTGTACCACTTCACACACTTCGTGCAGACATCGATTATGGCACTGCAGAAGCTGACACTACTTATGGTAAGCTTGGTGTTAAAGTGTGGATTTACCGTGGTGAAGTCCTTCCATCTAAAAAGAACTAA
- the rplP gene encoding 50S ribosomal protein L16 encodes MLMPKRVKYRKQHRQDINGKAKGGTTVAFGEFGLQAVEPARITSRQIEAARIAMTRYMKRTGKVWIKIFPDHPYTAKPLEVRMGSGKGAPEGWVANTKSGKIMFEIAGVSEEVAREALRLAAHKLPNKTKFVKREDIGGEINEG; translated from the coding sequence ATGTTAATGCCTAAACGTGTTAAATATCGTAAGCAACACCGTCAAGATATCAATGGTAAAGCTAAAGGTGGTACTACAGTCGCTTTTGGTGAGTTCGGCCTACAAGCTGTTGAACCAGCTCGTATCACAAGCCGTCAAATTGAAGCTGCTCGTATTGCTATGACTCGTTACATGAAACGTACGGGTAAAGTTTGGATCAAAATCTTCCCTGACCATCCTTACACAGCTAAACCATTGGAAGTACGAATGGGTTCTGGTAAAGGTGCTCCTGAAGGTTGGGTAGCCAACACTAAATCCGGTAAGATCATGTTTGAAATTGCAGGTGTATCTGAAGAGGTTGCTCGTGAAGCACTTCGTCTTGCAGCTCACAAACTACCGAACAAAACGAAGTTCGTAAAACGCGAAGATATTGGTGGTGAGATCAATGAAGGCTAA
- the rpmC gene encoding 50S ribosomal protein L29 encodes MKANEIRELTTAEIEQKVKSLKEELFNLRFQLATGQLENTARIRQVRKSIAKMKTVVRERELGVNNR; translated from the coding sequence ATGAAGGCTAATGAAATCAGAGAACTAACCACTGCCGAAATTGAACAAAAAGTTAAGTCTCTTAAAGAAGAGTTATTCAACCTACGTTTCCAACTAGCGACTGGTCAACTTGAAAACACTGCACGTATCCGTCAGGTTCGTAAATCAATCGCTAAAATGAAAACCGTTGTTCGTGAACGCGAACTAGGTGTTAATAATAGATAA
- the rpsQ gene encoding 30S ribosomal protein S17 — protein MSERNNRKVYTGRVISDKMDKTITVLVETYKFHPLYGKRVKYSKKFKTHDEQNQAKTGDVVRIMETRPLSATKRFRLVEIVEEAVII, from the coding sequence ATGAGTGAACGCAACAACCGTAAGGTTTATACTGGCCGTGTCATCTCTGACAAAATGGATAAAACAATAACTGTTCTTGTTGAAACTTACAAGTTCCACCCGTTATACGGTAAACGTGTTAAGTACTCCAAGAAGTTCAAGACTCATGACGAACAAAACCAAGCGAAAACAGGTGACGTAGTTCGCATCATGGAAACTCGTCCACTTTCAGCTACTAAACGTTTCCGTCTGGTAGAAATCGTTGAAGAAGCAGTTATTATCTAA
- the rplN gene encoding 50S ribosomal protein L14 — MIQQESRLKVADNSGAREVQAIKVLGGSGRKTANIGDVIVCTVKQATPGGVVKKGEVVRAVIVRSKSGVRRKDGSYIRFDENAAVIIKDDKGPRGTRIFGPVARELRDQKFMKIVSLAPEVL, encoded by the coding sequence ATGATCCAACAAGAAAGTCGTTTAAAAGTTGCTGACAACTCTGGCGCTCGTGAGGTTCAAGCTATCAAAGTACTTGGTGGTTCTGGCCGTAAGACAGCTAATATTGGTGATGTAATTGTTTGTACAGTAAAACAAGCAACACCAGGTGGCGTTGTCAAAAAAGGTGAAGTAGTACGTGCGGTAATCGTACGTTCTAAGAGCGGTGTTCGTCGTAAAGACGGTTCTTACATCCGTTTCGACGAAAATGCTGCTGTTATCATTAAAGACGATAAAGGTCCACGTGGTACTCGTATCTTTGGACCGGTTGCTCGTGAACTACGCGATCAGAAATTCATGAAGATCGTTTCTCTAGCACCAGAAGTACTATAA
- the rplX gene encoding 50S ribosomal protein L24 gives MHVKKGDKVMVITGKDKGKQGTILEAFPKKERVLVEGVNVVKKHAKPSQDNPQGGILNHEAPIHVSNVMPIDPKTNEPTRVGYEVRDGKKVRIAKKSGEPLDK, from the coding sequence ATGCACGTAAAAAAAGGTGATAAAGTCATGGTGATCACTGGTAAGGATAAAGGAAAGCAAGGTACGATTCTTGAAGCCTTCCCTAAGAAAGAGCGTGTCCTAGTAGAAGGAGTTAATGTTGTTAAAAAACATGCAAAACCTTCTCAGGATAACCCTCAAGGCGGGATCCTTAACCACGAAGCACCTATTCATGTTTCTAATGTAATGCCGATCGATCCGAAAACGAACGAACCTACACGCGTTGGCTACGAGGTTCGTGACGGTAAGAAAGTTCGTATCGCTAAAAAATCCGGTGAACCTTTAGATAAATAA